A window from Mycobacterium saskatchewanense encodes these proteins:
- a CDS encoding TetR/AcrR family transcriptional regulator, with amino-acid sequence MLRSTAAVLRRRGFDAVTSRSVAAEGGLPEQTVRAYYPSRDDLRAAGLKFMLNGWIEQANDFIKRLPTSLDLEETARLIIEVATVHAAEDESFTRATISGVYERYLQAGKHAELTSLISAYNDVLADLVGHVLARNGRHASPRVCRAVLAVADGTVIYELAAGENPVPRAIQMLEFAIPQLCAPPGDRQTR; translated from the coding sequence GTGCTCCGTTCGACGGCCGCCGTGTTGCGCCGGCGGGGATTCGACGCGGTCACGAGCCGGTCCGTCGCCGCGGAGGGTGGCCTGCCGGAACAGACCGTGCGGGCCTACTATCCCTCTCGCGACGATCTGCGCGCCGCCGGGCTCAAGTTCATGCTCAACGGGTGGATCGAGCAGGCCAACGACTTCATCAAGCGCCTTCCCACGAGTCTCGATCTCGAGGAGACGGCCCGCCTCATCATCGAGGTCGCCACGGTGCATGCCGCCGAGGACGAGTCCTTCACCCGCGCAACAATCTCCGGTGTTTACGAGCGGTACCTGCAGGCGGGCAAGCACGCCGAACTGACCTCGTTGATCAGTGCGTACAACGACGTGCTGGCCGACCTGGTCGGCCATGTGCTGGCACGCAACGGCCGGCACGCCAGCCCCCGGGTGTGCCGTGCCGTCCTGGCGGTCGCGGACGGAACCGTGATCTATGAACTCGCGGCCGGGGAAAATCCCGTGCCCCGGGCGATTCAGATGCTCGAATTCGCGATACCGCAACTCTGCGCGCCCCCAGGCGATCGCCAAACCCGATGA